Part of the Streptomyces sp. WMMC500 genome is shown below.
GACGTGTACGCCCGGGCGTCTGGGGAGACGCCCGGGCTACGCGTTTTCCGGACCCGGTGCGGGCCGCGCATCGCGGAGTCCGCGGGATGCGGCCGATCCGTACGCACACCCGGCACCGACGGCACGACGATCGGTGCGCCCGCGTGTCCGGAGCTTCCTCTCCACGGAGCCCGTCACGTTCGTGCAGGCCGTCGCGGTACGGCGCCTAGGATGAGCCCGTGCGCACACGCCTCGTGGACCGGCTGGCGGAGCTGAGCCGCGGTGCCGGCGAGCCCGTGGTGATCGCCGACGGCCCGGACGTGACCGTCGTACGCGACGGGGGGACCGTACTCAAGGCGCACGCCCCGCGGCTCGACCCCGCGGCCCTCGCCGTCCGGCTGCGGGTGGCCGCGCACCCGCTGCTCGCGGGCATACTGCTGGCGCCTCTCGGCGGGCTGACCGGTCCCGTCGAGGGCAGGCAGGTGAGCCGCTGGCCGTACGGGACCACGGTTGCGCCGGACGCTCCCGAAGCGGCGCCGTGGCGGGCGGCGGGGCGGCTGACGGCCCGGCTCCACGCGGTACCGGCGGACCGGCTGCCGGGTCCGCTGCCCCCGATGTCCGGCCAGGCGAACGCGGCCCGCGCCCTGGCGGCACTCCGCGCGACGCTCACCGTCCCCGCGCCCCGCGCGCCCGCGCCGCGCACGCCCGCGGACCCGGGCCCGGCCCCGGCACGTACTCCCGCCGCCGCACTCGTCCTGCGGGCCTGGGAGCGCCTGCCCGCGTGGGCCCGGGACGAGGAGCCCCGAGCCCGGCCCCGCGCCCTCCTCTGCCACGGCGACCTCCATCTCGGCCAACTCGTGCGCCATCCCGCCCCCGACGGGCCCTGGCACCTCATCGACGTCGACGACCTCGGCCTCGGCGAGCCCGCCTGGGACCTCGCCCGCCCCGCGGCCGGCTACGCCACCGGGCTCATCCCGGCC
Proteins encoded:
- a CDS encoding phosphotransferase, producing MRTRLVDRLAELSRGAGEPVVIADGPDVTVVRDGGTVLKAHAPRLDPAALAVRLRVAAHPLLAGILLAPLGGLTGPVEGRQVSRWPYGTTVAPDAPEAAPWRAAGRLTARLHAVPADRLPGPLPPMSGQANAARALAALRATLTVPAPRAPAPRTPADPGPAPARTPAAALVLRAWERLPAWARDEEPRARPRALLCHGDLHLGQLVRHPAPDGPWHLIDVDDLGLGEPAWDLARPAAGYATGLIPAADWAAFLAGYRAAGGPAVAPGDDLWPPEVDVPARALTVQLAARALVDAVTGVRPLDDTDHDLLAACARIAAMGDGTRPGGAT